The genomic segment CTATCGCCTTCAGCACCCTATCTCGCAAATCCTGCGAATACGCTTGCATTGCATACTCCTTCAGAAAAAAGACGCCGCATCATATCATGAATTGTTTGGTTTTAAGTCAAATATGCTCTAGTCACATGAAAAAATAATTCTTTCACAAGTTACATAGAGTGGCTACACTGCCTCATCGAAGAAACAAGGAGACATCGGGCTGCACGCCCCCCGCTAAACCAACCGGGTCGAGCCCAGGCTGTGACATGTGGACGATGCGCTACGCGCACCGACCGACGCCATGGACAACTCGCAGAGTTGTCCATGGCGCCAGCCTTCGACCACATCCCCACAGTCTTGTACGACCACGTTTATTTCCCCCGTGAATTCAAAACTTTTCTTGAGACTAGTGAACATGCAAACGCAGATATGGATCATGGACGCATCATTGCTATCATGGATGGGGCTGCGCAAAACCAGCAAACGTTGCTTGATGAGGAGTACCTGACTTATGCATGAGATTTTTAATATGACATGGCAACAGCTAATCTTAATTTTTTTAGTAGTCACTGTTGCGTATGTTGTTTTTGGCATGGTCGGTTTCGGCACTGCCCTGATTGCCACTCCAGTCTTGGCTATTTTCATTCCGGTGTCGAAAATAGTTCCTTTGTTGGCATTGATGGACATGATTGCCGCACTAAATAACATCCTTCGTGATGGCCGCAAGGCAGATGTAGATGAACTGAAACGATTAATTCCACTGATGATGGTTGGCAGTTTAATCGGATCCGCCATTCTTCTTAAATCTCGACCTGATATATTACTTCTAGGATTGGGCATATTTGTAGTAGCATCTTCTCTTTATTCTCTCAGCGGTTTGAGTCCAAAGAAGAAATTTCAACCTCGTGCGGCAATTCCATTCGGTATAATAGGCGGGGTGTTCAGTGCGCTATTTGGCAGCGGAGGTTTTATTTATGCCATTTATCTATCCGGCCGCATCGAAAAAAATGAGAATCTACGAATGACTCAAACCACATTGATAGGCATTAGCACCTTAACTAGGGTAATTTTGTTTGGATTAGCCGGCATCTATGGAGATGTTCACTTGTTAATGCTGACTCTGATACTCGCTCCCGCCATGTTGTGCGGTGTGCTCATCGGAAGACATATTACAATAAGACTGACGCGCGAGCAATTTATCCGGTTGATAAATGTAGTGACTTTGTTTTCTGGGCTGTTTTTAATAAGCCATTACATTAATGGCTAATTGTTTTGTACGCTACTCATCAAGGAATGCAAATGGACAACAATAGGTTAGATATAAATGAGATGACAGTAGTGCCATGAGGAAGTTGCTACAGTTATTTCGCTTGGCACTGATTGTTGCCGTTTTCCTTGTCGTGGGAATAAGTTTGCATATATTGAAGAATTATCAGCTGATGGTGGGAATTTCGGCAGAAAAATCGGAAGAGCGCATTGCTGCATTGGAAAATCTGAAACCGCTCGCCTACCTGGGTATTAAAACTGCACAGGACCTCGTCGGTTGGATGTACGTTGAAGGCAAGTACGGCGTACCGAAAAATGACGCCAATGCTATTTACTGGTTTCGGCGACGTGGTCCTTGGCCGCTTTTTGATGAAGATGGTGTTGATCCGGCTGCATTGAGCGAACTGGATGTTGCCCGGGCCTATGCAGAGGGACGTCCGGGCCTCGACGCTGATCCGGCGGAAAGTGAGAAATGGTTACAGTTGGCGGCCAAAGGTGGCAACAAAGAGGCTATTGCCATGCTTGCCGCACGCTCAGGCAAGAATCATGAAAGCGGGAGATATATTCAAAAGGACCCGATCGGGTTGGCTGGAGGCATGAATGCTTATGCTTATGTAGGGGGAAATCCGTTAAGCCGTATTGATCCACTCGGATTGGCAGTCTGCACATATTCAGTATCTGCACATACATTGAGATGTGTGCCGAATAATGGCGGTGATCCTTTGACACTTGGTCCGAATGGTGTGTGGTCTGGAAAGGACGACTGCATCAACAACATAAATTGCGTGGATGATACCGATTCCGGGCCAATTGTTCCTGGTAACTACAATATGAATCGGGACGACCGACCAGAAAAGAAAGGTTTCTGGCGTCTTGAGCCGAATCCGAAAATTGCTGGCTGGAAATGTTGTGTCTTTTATAAACGATGTGGATTTCAGTTGCATCCTGGCGGAAATTCTCTGGGATGCATTACGACTGACAAAACAATTCCCGACACGATGGAACAGTATCGCGCCGTTAATGATCTGCTGAATCGGGAAAACGGTAGTAATACCTTGACAGTAGTGCCATGAGGAAGTTGCTACAGTTATTTCGCTTGGCACTGATTGTTGCCGTTTTCCTTGTCATGGGAACGAGTTTGCAGATATTGAAGAATCATCAGCTGATGGTGGGAATATCGGCAGAAAAATCGGAAAAGCGCATTGCTGCATTGGAAAATCTGAAACCGCTCGCCTACCTGGGTATTAAAACCGCACAGCTCCTCGTCGGTTGGATGTACGTTGAAGGCAAGTACGGCGTACCGAAAAATGACGCCAATGCTATTTACTGGTTTCGGCGATGTGGTCCTTGGCCGTTTAATGAAGATGGTGTTGATCTGGCTGCATTGCGCGAACTGAATGTTGCCCGGGCCTATGCAGAGGGACGTCTGGGCCTCGCCGCTGATCCGGCGGAAAGTGAGAAATGGTTACAGTTGGCGGCCAAAGGTGGCAACGAAGAGGCTATTGCCATGCTTGCCGCACGCTCAGGCAAGGGGAACACACGATAAAGGCCGGCAGATTGGCAAAGGTGCCGCTGATGGACTGGGTCTGTTCATGACATCTTGCAATCTGATCAAGGCGGAAGCGCTCAGTCCCTTACCGGCGCTATCCATGACCGGGTTGTCATCGGAAAGGCAGCATGGGACGCAGCCTCTTCAGGGAGTGACTGCGGATGTACCAAATAAGACGGCAGGCCGCCCCGGTAGTGGCCTGCTCTGTAGATATGCTTCGGCAACCTGCGCTGCGCAGGCTGGCACAGGTGTTTTGTGTTCCGGAAGTCTCGCTGTCGAATGGGGCGCGATTCGGATGTGAGTTGAAAGCAGCACCGGCATCCGATTTCAAGTTTTGATGATTACCCCGGTGAATTTGAGTGTTCATTCGATATACGCGAATGGCACCATTGGCATCCCCAAACAGGGTTGACGAGATGAGTGATTTTTTTGTTTATTTGTTCGTACTGTGGATTTCGTTCACTGCAATCGGGTACTGGCAGTGGTTTGTGTTTGTGCCACGTTTACTTTGCAACCGGCTGGGGTGGCCGCGAATGCGCAGGTGGTGGACTCGGGTGCTGTACATTACCGCCAGTGCCGGATCAGCGTGGCTTGCATGGTTATCATGGTCTGATGCTGTGCCCTATGAAAGGGTCGAGTCGCAGTTCCTTCCATTGGTCTTGTTGTTTGCGCTGACATTTCCGGTGAATTTGGTGCCTTTGTTGATTTGCACGTCGAGTTACATGGTGGTGGCTATGCTGGGATCCATATTGTATGATCTCTATCCGGGCGTGTTTCTACGAGGATGACGAATCCGGGATACCTGAAGTGGGATGGTGATGACATGCCCGCCGCTGATTCCATTCCTGAATCATCCGTGCACTTTGCCGGCTTCGCTTGCCGCACATTTGTGCCGTCTGCGCTGCGCCTTCGCGAACGATTCAGAAATGGGATCAGATGATGGCCCGCTCGCGCAGCGCCTGCAATTGGCCCTGATCCAGACCGAGCTCTGTGGCGAGCACTTGGGCGCTGTGCTCTCCGAGCATCGGTGAGGCCCTGTGCCGTACCGGGGTCGCGGAAAAGCGCAGCGGGCTGCGCACGGCCGGCACGTGGACGCCACGGCTGTGTGCAAGCCGGAGTGCGAGTTCACGATGGCGGGTTTGCGGATCGTCGAAAACGCCCGCCATGTCATTGATCGGCCCGCAGGGGACGCCGGCCTGCTCAAACTCTGCCAACAACCCGGAGCGGGAGCGCGTTGCCAGCAACGGCACCAGCAGGTCGCGCAGTGCCTGGCGGTGGGCCACGCGCAATGCGTTGCTGCGAAAGCGTTCGTCGTTGACCCAGTGCGGCTGTCCGAGCACGCGGCAGAGGGCCTGGAACTGGCCGTTGTTGCCCACCGCCACGATCAGTTGTCCGTCCGCGCAGGCCAGCACCTCCGAGGGTGAGACGACCGAGTTGGTGTTGCCTGCGCGCGCAGGCACGACGCCCGTCATCAGGTAGCCGATGGCCAGGTGGCCGTTGAGCGCCACCGATGCGTCCAGCATCGCCGCATCCAGATGCTGGCCTTGGCCGGTCGCGCGGCGATGGTAGAGCGCGCTGACCACGCCGATCGCGGCGTAGAGCCCGGTCACTATGTCGGCGATCGGAATGGCCGTGCGCATCGGCTCGGCGCCTGGCGCACCGTCGGGCTGGCCGCAGGTGCTCATTACGCCGGCCATGCCTTGCAGGACGAAGTCGTAGGCCGGCCGCGCGGCATAGGGCCCGCTTTGCCCGAATCCGGTGACCGAGCAGTAGATGATGTCCGGTCGGCGCTTGCGGATGCTGGCTTCATCGAGCCCATACTTGCCCAGGGTTCCGACCTTGTAGTTTTCCACCACCACATCGCAGCGCGCGGCCAGGTCCTGCGCCAGCGCTGCTCCTTCGGGCGTGGCGATGTCCAGGGTGATCGAATGCTTGCTCCGGTTGTAGGCCAGGTAGAGCGCCGATTCGTTGCTGGGGCCGCCATGCCCGGGGTCGGGCAAGAAAGGCCCCATGCGCCGCGTGTCGTCACCCTCGCCGGGTTTTTCGATCTTGTAGACCGTAGCGCCCATGTCGGCCAGGATCTGCGTGCACAGAGGCCCGGCAATCACCCGGGTCAGGTCCAGCACCTTGATGCCGTCAAAAATGGAATCCATGTCGTTTGCTCCTGTCAGATGCCGATGGTCTCGATCATGCCAGCCCCCGCCCCGGGAACAGGCACGGCGCGGTGGATTGGCCAGCGTTGCGGCACCTCGATATCCAGGCCGATCGGCCTTTGGGCGAGGGACTTGCCCGGTGGGTCCGAGCGCAAGCCGCAAACTCCGCCACCCCCAGCGCACCGCGCAGCACGAAGTCGAGCGCGTGCAGCCCGGGCGCCTCGAAGCGCTCGACCTAGTGTCGCGTCACCGATCAGATGTCGTAGGCTGCGCGCAGCCATCGGAGCGCAGCGCAAGGCGCATCGCGCAGCCAATACCGAGCGTATTGGCAAGCGATGCAACGCCGCGATGCGCTTCGATGGCCAGCGCAGACCGACAGATGATCGGTGACGCGACACTAGCCTTGCGCCAGGTGCGTGAAATAGACCCGCACACGTTCGGGTGTGGGTTGGGCGGGCAGGTGTGGCACGCATTCCGGGCGCCGGGCGATCACGCGGATGGCGAGCGCGCCGCAGTGGGCGACAAGCACGGCATGAAAGGGGCGGATCTGTTGGGCAACGGTAGCAGCAGGTCATGGTCATGGGCCTGCTTCTTTCAGGGGCGAAGCGCCTGGACGTCAAAGCTGCATCGCCAGGCGGCGGGGCGCTTTTCGCGCAGCGCCGCAATGCCTTGGGCGCCTTCGCTGCGCATGCAGGCGGCAAACAGGCGGGCCGCGTCGTCGAGCAGCGCGCCTTGGTTTTCCTGGCCGCAGCGACGCAGCAGGGGCTTGAGCACGCGGTTGGCGCCCGGTGCGCAGGCGCACAGGCGCGTGAGCCACTGCGCCAGCAGCGCATCGAGCGTGCCGCTGTCGGCTGCGAGTTCATCGACCAAGCCCAGCGCCACGGCCGTCGGGCCGCTCACGCGCTCGCCGAACAGGCCCAGCCGCTGCGCGGTGCGCAGGCCCAGCCGTGCCACGACGAAGGGCGCGATCTGCGCGGGGATGAGGCCCAGCGAGGTTTCGCTCAGCGCGAACTTCGCGTCGGCGGTGGCCAGCACGAGGTCGCACGCGCAGGCCAGCCCCATGCCGCCGCCGATCGCTGCGCCTTCCACCGCAGCGATCACCGGCACGGGCAGCGCGCTCAGCCGCTGCATGAAATGGCCGAACTCGCGGTTGCGCGCCGCCACGGGGTCTTGCGCGCCGGCTTGGGCCTCGCAGCGCGCCTGGAAACTGCCAACGTCGCCGCCCGCGCAGAAGAAGCCTTGCGCGCCGCGCAGCACCAGCGCGCGCACGGCGGCGTCGGACTCGGCCCAGCCCACCACCTGCGCGAGCTCGGCGACCATCCCGGGCGCGAGCGCGTTGCGTGTTTCGGGGTGGTTCAGGGTGGCGAACAACACATCGTGTCCGCGCCGGACGAGGAGATGCTGGAAGTGGTCGTGGTTCATGGCCGTGGCGTGCAGTGGCAGGGGTGCTTTTCAGCGCGTGTTGGAAGTGTCGGTGGCGTTGGCGGTGTCGGACAAGCGGCCGCGAGCGCCGCCGTGGCCTTGTTCGACTGCACGACGACGCCCATGCCGACGCCCATGCCGACGCCCTGCGCACGCGCCGAGCCGATGGCCTCGGCAGCGGCCAGCGCATAGGAAAAATCAAGCCCCATGCCGCCGTATTCCTCGGGTGGGGTGCTGCCCGGGAAGCCGGGTCGGCCCATCTTCTTGAGCGGTTCGTGCGCAGGGAATATCGCGTCGGCCCCCCACTCGTCGACGAAGGGGTCGATCCCGGCCGCGATGAAGCGGCGGATGCTGGCCGTCGGTTCATGGTGTTCGCGGGGGTAGCGCATGGCCATCTCCAAAGAGTCCAAAGAGGCTCTCAAAAGCGCGCCACGCCGAACCGCACCGCATGGGGTGTGCGTGCCCGGGCTTCGCGCATGGTCGCCAGCACGGGGGCCGGCACGGCGCGTGTCGCGGGCAGCAGTGCGCCGCGCCGTGCGAAGCGGGCAGCCGCGCGCGCCGAAGCGTCGATCACGCGCTGCCCCGGCGCACGCAACCCGTCGATCAGCGCAAGCATGCCCGTGCGCTGCGCCTGAAAGTGCGCCTGAAAGGACCCGGAATCCGGATGCAGACGTGATTCGAATGGGGTCATGACAGAAATTTCGCCATGAGTGCGCGCGGCAGCGATGGGCCGTGCCGCAGCGGATGGGTGCGCGCAGCCAAGCCATCAGATGCCCAGCCGCTTGGCGATCAACTCCTTCATCACTTCTTGCGCGCCGCCGCCGATCGCCATGATCTTGGCTTCGCGGTACAGGCGCTCGACGCGCGTGCCACGCATCAAGCCCATGCCGCCCAGGATCTGCACCGCCTGGTCGGCGCAGAACTGGAAGGTCTGCGCCGCGAAGTTCTTCGCCATCGCGATCTGCGCCACGGGCGACTGGCCATCGTCGAGCCGTGCCGCCACATCGTCGAGCAGCGTCCGCGTGGCCTCGATGCGCGTGGCCATGTCCACCAGTTTGTGGCGAATCACCTGGTGCTGCGCCAATGGCTGGCCGAAGGTGTGGCGCTGGCGCGCCCATTCGAGCGCGTCGTGCAGGCACACGCGCGCGTAGCCGCACGCCGCCGCCGCCAGGGCCAGGCGCTCTTGCGTGAAGTTGTGCATCAGCACGCCAAAGCCCTGGTCTTGCGCGCCGATGAGGTTGGCGGCCGGAACGCGGCAGTCCTGGAAGAACAGCTCGGCGGTATCGCAAGCCCACCAGCCCATCTTCTTGAGCGGGCTGCGCGCCAGACCGGGCGTGTCGCCATCGACCAGCAGCAGCGAGATGCCGCCGGCCCCCGGCCCGCCGGTGCGCACGGCGACGGTCAAGTAGTCCGCCCGCATGCCGCAGGTGATGAAAGTCTTGCCGCCGTTGACGATGTAGAACGCGCCCGCGCGCCGCGCCGTGGTCGTCAGTTGCGCCACGTCGGAGCCGCACGATGGCTCGGTGATGGCCAGCGCCGAGATTTTCTGGCCCGAAAGAATGCCGGGCAGCACACGGGCCTTGAGCGCCTGGCTGCCGGCCACGGCGATCGGCGGCGCGCCGATGGTGTGGGAAAACAGGCCGGAGGCGACACCGCCGGAGCCGCCCCAGGCGCGCTCCTCGCACAAGATCATGCGAAAGAACGCATCGCAGGGCACGCCGCCGTAGTCCTGCGGAAAACCCGGCTGCAACAGGCCGGCCTGCGCCGCCTTGTGGTACAGCGCGCGCGGAAAGCTCCCGGCCTCGTCCCATTGGTCGGCATGGGGGGCGACCTCGGTGTCGAAAAAGCGGCGCACGGTGGTACGAAAGGACTCGTGCCCGGCGCTGTAGTAGCGGGGGTTCGGTGCTTGCAGCATGGTTCAGGGCTGGTCCAGAAAAGCCGGGCTCTGGTAGAGCGCAAAGCCGTTGTACGGCCGCGAGTTGCGGTGCTCGGGCAGCGCCCAGGTGTGGCGCGCGTTCGGCACGCCGCCGTCCACACGCAGGGTCGAGCCGGTGATGAAGGCGGCCGCCTCCGACAGCAAAAAGCACACGGCCGCCGCCACCTCGGCCTCGGTGCCCAGGCGCTGCATCGGCACCTTGCGGCGCAGCGCCTTGATGCGTTCCCGGAAAGCCGCGTCATAGGTCTCCAGCCCGCTCGAAGCGATCCAGCCCGGCGCCACCGCGTTGACACGCACGCCCGCTGCGGCCCATTCGCAGGCGGCGGTTTCGGTGAACGACAACATGCCCGCGCGCGCCGCGCCCGAGTGGCCCATCCCGGGCATGCCGCCCCACATGTCGGCAATGATGTTGACGATGGCGCCGCCGTGCATTTCCATCCATTGCGTGAAGCATTCGCGGGCCATCAGAAAGCCGCCGGTCAGGTTGTTGCGCAGCACCGCTTCCCAGCCCTTGCGGCTGATGGCGCGCAAAGGGGCGGGAAACTGCCCGCCGGCGTTGTTGAACAGGCCGTCGATGCGGCCATGCCGCGCCAGCACGGCGCCCACCGTGTCGCGCACGGCGTCTTCGTCGCGGATGTCGCAGACATGGGTGCTGACATGCTCGGCGGCCCCGGGTGCCGCAGCGGCGATCTCCGCCTGCACCGCCTGGAGCTTGGCGCCGGTGCGGCCCGCCAGCGCCAACCGGGCGCCGAGGCTGGCCAACTCGTGCGCGGTGCAGCGGCCGATGCCGCTGCCCCCGCCGGTGATGACGATCACTTGGCCCTCGAAGAGCCGGGGTCGAAAGACGGAACGGTAATGCATGCGGGCCTCCTTTACTTCCTTTACTGATGGCGCGTCTGACCGGGCGACGGACTCATGCGCGCGACCTGCCTGCGCGCCGCCTCGAAGCGTTCGCGGGCGAAGGCGGCGTAAGCGGCGCTGTCGAGGTAGGCGCTTTCCTGGTTCAGGCGCTCCAGCAGGGCTTGCGTGACCGGCGCATCCAGCGCCTTGCGAAACGCATCGTGCAGCGTTTTGACCACGGCGGGTGGCAGATTCCTGGGGCCGGCAATGCCGAACGGCGAGGTGGCCACCATGTCCAGCCCTATGTCGCGCAGCGTCGGCACATCGGGCCAGCGCGGGACGCGCCGGGCGGTCCACAGCACTGGTGTCGCGTCACCGATCATCTGTCGGTCTGCGCTGGCCATCGAAGCGTATCGCGGCGTTGCATCGCTTGCCAATACGCTCGGTATTGGCTGCGCGATGCGCCTTGCGCTACGCTCCGATGGCTGCGCGCAGCCTACGACATCTGATCGGTGGCGCGACACCAGCACGCGGGCCTTGCCATCGTCGACCAGCGGGACGATCGACCCGGCGGTGATGCCCAGGTCGATGTGGCCGCCCATCAGCGCCGCGATGATCTCGGACTCGCCCTTGTACGGCACATGGTTGAGTTCGATACCCGAGAGCTGGGCCATTTTCTCGACGGTCAGATGCATGGTGCTGTTCATGCCCGTGGTGCCGTAACTGATCTGGCCGGGGCGCGCCTTCGCATCGGCCACCACGGCGGCCCAGTCTGTCCACGGCGCATCGCGGCGCGTGGCGATGCACAGCGCATAGCCTGACAGGTGGATCACGTAGCTGAAATCGCGCAGCGGGTCGAACTGCATTTTCTGCAAATGCGGCAGACGGAACACGGTCTCGGGCAAGATCGACAGCGTGTAGCCATCGGGCGCGCTGTGCACCAGTTGGTTGGCGCCCAGCACGCCGCCGGCGCCGGGCTTGTTGTCCACGATCACCGGCTGGCCCAACGCGCGGCCCGCCAGGTCGGCGAGGTGGCGCACGATGCCGTCGGTGGCGCCGCCGGCCGAAAACGGCACCAACAGGGTGACGGGGCGCGCGGGAAAGTCCGACGCGCGGCCCCAGGCAGCGGCAGCCGCGAGCATGGCGCTCGCCGCAAGGCAGCGGACCAGGCGCCGGCGCGGGATCGATGGCATGGCATGTCTCCTTATATCTTTCAGATCATTCAAACTTCAGTGGTCAAGGCGTGGTTGCCAGCCTTGATTGCTGAACTGGTTGACTCACCACCGTGCAGCCTGTGTCTCCTGCGAGCCCGAGCTCGAATTTCAGCCCAGGGCGCACGGTGGTGGTCTGTTTGTTCTGCCGCATCCCGAATGGTTGACCGAACACATTTCGTATTCATAAGGCTGGGAGCCACAGGACTTGTATGAGTGAACCCGTTTATGTAGGTATCGACGTGGCCAAGCGCACCTTCGAGGTGGCCACCACTGGTCAAGCACAGACCTTCAGTCTTGGCAACGATGAGGCCGGGCATGCCCAGTTGTGCCAACTGCTGGCGCCGCTGTCGCCGCGCCTGGTGCTGCTGGAGGCCACTGGCGGCTACGAGCAGGACCTGGCGCTTGCCTTGTCCGCGGCAGGCTTGCGTGTGTCGGTGATCAATCCGCGCCAAGCACGCGACTTTGCCCGCTGCATGGGCAAACTGGCCAAGACCGATCGCATCGATGCGCAGGCGCTGCGCGGCTTTGCAGCCTTGCTGGACGCCCAGGGTCACGAGCCGCGCATGCTGGCCGACGAGCAGCAGCGCGAGTTGACCGCCCTGGTGGTGCGCCGCCGCCAACTCGTGGCCATGCTGGTGGCCGAACGCCAGCGACTGGCCCTGGCACATCCCAAGGCCAAGCCCAGCATCCTGCGGATCATGGCTACCATTGCCGAGCAACTCAACGACCTGGACGGGCAGCTCAAGGAGCATGTCCTGGCACACCACGCCGATCTGGCGGCCTTGCTGACCTCGGTCAAGGGCGTGGGTCCCACCACGGCCAGCACGCTGCTGGCGCAACTGCCCGAGTTGGGCCAGCTCAATCGCAAGCAGATCACCTCGCTGGTGGGCTTGGCCCCCATCAATCGGGACTCGGGCACGCTGCGTGGGCAGCGCCACATCTTCGGTGGTCGCGCCGACGTGCGCCGCGTGCTGTTCGTGGCCGCCTTGGTAGGCACGCGCTTCAATCCCGTGCTCAAAGCCTTCTATGCAAGGCTGCTGGCCGCCGGCAAGCCCAAAAAGGTCGCTCTGGTCGCCTGCATGCACAAGTTGTTGGTCATCTTGAACGCCATCGCTCGCACCAAGTCGCCTTGGCGCAACGAGCTTGCTGAAGCGGTTTGACTTTGTCATTCAAGATGGTTG from the Verminephrobacter eiseniae EF01-2 genome contains:
- a CDS encoding SDR family oxidoreductase, which codes for MHYRSVFRPRLFEGQVIVITGGGSGIGRCTAHELASLGARLALAGRTGAKLQAVQAEIAAAAPGAAEHVSTHVCDIRDEDAVRDTVGAVLARHGRIDGLFNNAGGQFPAPLRAISRKGWEAVLRNNLTGGFLMARECFTQWMEMHGGAIVNIIADMWGGMPGMGHSGAARAGMLSFTETAACEWAAAGVRVNAVAPGWIASSGLETYDAAFRERIKALRRKVPMQRLGTEAEVAAAVCFLLSEAAAFITGSTLRVDGGVPNARHTWALPEHRNSRPYNGFALYQSPAFLDQP
- a CDS encoding tlde1 domain-containing protein gives rise to the protein MRKLLQLFRLALIVAVFLVVGISLHILKNYQLMVGISAEKSEERIAALENLKPLAYLGIKTAQDLVGWMYVEGKYGVPKNDANAIYWFRRRGPWPLFDEDGVDPAALSELDVARAYAEGRPGLDADPAESEKWLQLAAKGGNKEAIAMLAARSGKNHESGRYIQKDPIGLAGGMNAYAYVGGNPLSRIDPLGLAVCTYSVSAHTLRCVPNNGGDPLTLGPNGVWSGKDDCINNINCVDDTDSGPIVPGNYNMNRDDRPEKKGFWRLEPNPKIAGWKCCVFYKRCGFQLHPGGNSLGCITTDKTIPDTMEQYRAVNDLLNRENGSNTLTVVP
- a CDS encoding IS110 family RNA-guided transposase, which translates into the protein MSEPVYVGIDVAKRTFEVATTGQAQTFSLGNDEAGHAQLCQLLAPLSPRLVLLEATGGYEQDLALALSAAGLRVSVINPRQARDFARCMGKLAKTDRIDAQALRGFAALLDAQGHEPRMLADEQQRELTALVVRRRQLVAMLVAERQRLALAHPKAKPSILRIMATIAEQLNDLDGQLKEHVLAHHADLAALLTSVKGVGPTTASTLLAQLPELGQLNRKQITSLVGLAPINRDSGTLRGQRHIFGGRADVRRVLFVAALVGTRFNPVLKAFYARLLAAGKPKKVALVACMHKLLVILNAIARTKSPWRNELAEAV
- a CDS encoding sulfite exporter TauE/SafE family protein, encoding MHEIFNMTWQQLILIFLVVTVAYVVFGMVGFGTALIATPVLAIFIPVSKIVPLLALMDMIAALNNILRDGRKADVDELKRLIPLMMVGSLIGSAILLKSRPDILLLGLGIFVVASSLYSLSGLSPKKKFQPRAAIPFGIIGGVFSALFGSGGFIYAIYLSGRIEKNENLRMTQTTLIGISTLTRVILFGLAGIYGDVHLLMLTLILAPAMLCGVLIGRHITIRLTREQFIRLINVVTLFSGLFLISHYING
- a CDS encoding CaiB/BaiF CoA transferase family protein, with the translated sequence MDSIFDGIKVLDLTRVIAGPLCTQILADMGATVYKIEKPGEGDDTRRMGPFLPDPGHGGPSNESALYLAYNRSKHSITLDIATPEGAALAQDLAARCDVVVENYKVGTLGKYGLDEASIRKRRPDIIYCSVTGFGQSGPYAARPAYDFVLQGMAGVMSTCGQPDGAPGAEPMRTAIPIADIVTGLYAAIGVVSALYHRRATGQGQHLDAAMLDASVALNGHLAIGYLMTGVVPARAGNTNSVVSPSEVLACADGQLIVAVGNNGQFQALCRVLGQPHWVNDERFRSNALRVAHRQALRDLLVPLLATRSRSGLLAEFEQAGVPCGPINDMAGVFDDPQTRHRELALRLAHSRGVHVPAVRSPLRFSATPVRHRASPMLGEHSAQVLATELGLDQGQLQALRERAII
- a CDS encoding enoyl-CoA hydratase/isomerase family protein — its product is MNHDHFQHLLVRRGHDVLFATLNHPETRNALAPGMVAELAQVVGWAESDAAVRALVLRGAQGFFCAGGDVGSFQARCEAQAGAQDPVAARNREFGHFMQRLSALPVPVIAAVEGAAIGGGMGLACACDLVLATADAKFALSETSLGLIPAQIAPFVVARLGLRTAQRLGLFGERVSGPTAVALGLVDELAADSGTLDALLAQWLTRLCACAPGANRVLKPLLRRCGQENQGALLDDAARLFAACMRSEGAQGIAALREKRPAAWRCSFDVQALRP
- a CDS encoding SEL1-like repeat protein, coding for MRKLLQLFRLALIVAVFLVMGTSLQILKNHQLMVGISAEKSEKRIAALENLKPLAYLGIKTAQLLVGWMYVEGKYGVPKNDANAIYWFRRCGPWPFNEDGVDLAALRELNVARAYAEGRLGLAADPAESEKWLQLAAKGGNEEAIAMLAARSGKGNTR
- a CDS encoding acyl-CoA dehydrogenase family protein, yielding MLQAPNPRYYSAGHESFRTTVRRFFDTEVAPHADQWDEAGSFPRALYHKAAQAGLLQPGFPQDYGGVPCDAFFRMILCEERAWGGSGGVASGLFSHTIGAPPIAVAGSQALKARVLPGILSGQKISALAITEPSCGSDVAQLTTTARRAGAFYIVNGGKTFITCGMRADYLTVAVRTGGPGAGGISLLLVDGDTPGLARSPLKKMGWWACDTAELFFQDCRVPAANLIGAQDQGFGVLMHNFTQERLALAAAACGYARVCLHDALEWARQRHTFGQPLAQHQVIRHKLVDMATRIEATRTLLDDVAARLDDGQSPVAQIAMAKNFAAQTFQFCADQAVQILGGMGLMRGTRVERLYREAKIMAIGGGAQEVMKELIAKRLGI
- a CDS encoding tripartite tricarboxylate transporter substrate binding protein, with translation MPSIPRRRLVRCLAASAMLAAAAAWGRASDFPARPVTLLVPFSAGGATDGIVRHLADLAGRALGQPVIVDNKPGAGGVLGANQLVHSAPDGYTLSILPETVFRLPHLQKMQFDPLRDFSYVIHLSGYALCIATRRDAPWTDWAAVVADAKARPGQISYGTTGMNSTMHLTVEKMAQLSGIELNHVPYKGESEIIAALMGGHIDLGITAGSIVPLVDDGKARVLVSRHRSDVVGCAQPSERSARRIAQPIPSVLASDATPRYASMASADRQMIGDATPVLWTARRVPRWPDVPTLRDIGLDMVATSPFGIAGPRNLPPAVVKTLHDAFRKALDAPVTQALLERLNQESAYLDSAAYAAFARERFEAARRQVARMSPSPGQTRHQ